One segment of Neodiprion fabricii isolate iyNeoFabr1 chromosome 1, iyNeoFabr1.1, whole genome shotgun sequence DNA contains the following:
- the LOC124184029 gene encoding hydrocephalus-inducing protein homolog isoform X2 yields the protein MGRAPSSPYNRCWSIGERSDFLNQLKGQSLYSATHRSSRNSSQRLGQAISIPIMLANKGTRHHRLLWSTTEESQVLQKSGKHEQRHDKFTVDPHDLELPAGTNAIVHCKIHWQTKEPIAEQWYLHGQIKGYGRSEVLATSLFRATFIDPHVIFSKRKLMFRYDMSASENEIQTTDELYVTNRSKLDLRASLKIDPPFEIVTDDEGDGLANTNIDLRDETPNRICVRFNTQAMNPLNLYSRKFNGILTFQYENHRVKSSETTAGKSSFRDFSPSEVQEAEQEAKDKEDPENNLTSYLFERSVPEITKLAIPSSGSVDDLVYTIGGTAQRDKGDKERRYAPAVTLPPVRSLELIDIDNTKEKDHAERLAPAKESEIQDLIFGIIERHLRRDSEIPALEDAQKATTDISLERELMTEMLEVVPRCGTILPYSSQYVYFDFNALSRVGFNANVACRLLSGPTEVIEVQALCDAISFSIDTKKIDFYHQLPWESCRASLTIVNQGVVGFNFATYLTPALSSNVESRELVEGTERGVNVDRLRVEPRRGSVNPMSRTYLDITYYSGIPGRIRERFDLEIAHYPPVSICIEGYVSAPQVYLSIPRGMAFNKLPVNICYRAIASITVEFLNQVKSTRRSSPLTSEGGLSIEDRSQGYSLISDNERQQLTENGWVIITCDETVPTVVDVEMAIERLLFIEYVRDNPQLLEKHDAAIKKRDALSLLVPEYVIDLGYIVVEQTACFSTLLFNYGPILADIRIRKPLNKFGIYVQFDQGKPLPIGESTPLNVTFNPTRSKYTEQETIIEHTIYLEVSHGSTIPISIKATVAYPSLTVHTNYLSFGQVAVGNCMLIPVLLRNSGWVPCEWQATIRYKDSGRWKEGTAGPFFLHYSADTFLPGSENLANVYFKPKEAVSFI from the exons ATGGGCAGGGCCCCGTCGTCACCGTACAACCGATGCTGGTCAATTGGGGAGAGGTCCGACTTCTTGAACCAGTTAAAAGGACAATCACTTTATTCAGCGACGCACCGATCGTCGCGCAATTCGTCGCAGCGCTT GGGTCAGGCTATCAGTATACCGATAATGTTAGCGAATAAGGGCACGAGGCATCATCGGTTGTTGTGGAGTACTACAGAGGAATCTCAAGTTCTCCAGAAAAGTGGGAAGCACGAACAACGACA TGACAAGTTCACTGTTGATCCGCACGACTTGGAATTACCGGCTGGCACTAATGCGATCGTTCATTGTAAAATACACTGGCAAAC GAAAGAGCCAATCGCCGAACAGTGGTACCTTCACGGCCAGATCAAGGGATACGGGAGGAGCGAGGTTTTGGCAACAAGTCTATTTCGTGCAACGTTCATTGATCCGCATGTCATATTCAGTAAGCGCAAATTGATGTTCCGCTACGACATGAGCGCATCGGAAAATGAGATCCAAACAACAG ATGAACTATATGTGACGAACCGATCAAAACTGGACCTGAGGGCATCGTTAAAGATCGATCCTCCATTCGAAATAGTGACGGATGACGAGGGCGATGGTCTTGCAAACACGAATATAGATCTTCGGGATGAAACCCCTAATCGCATCTGCGTGAGATTCAACACTCAAGCTATGAATCCATTGAATTTGTACTCCAGGAAATTTAACGGAATTTTGACATTCCAGTACGAGAATCACCGTGTAAAG TCGAGCGAGACAACGGCAGGAAAATCGAGTTTCCGAGATTTTTCTCCATCAGAAGTACAAGAGGCGGAGCAAGAGGCGAAAGACAAAGAGGATCCCGAAAATAATTTGACCAGCTACCTATTTGAGCGATCAGTCCCGGAAATCACCAAGCTTGCGATACCTTCATCGGGATCAGTCGATg ACTTGGTTTATACGATTGGCGGTACGGCGCAAAGAGACAAAGGGGATAAAGAGAGGAGATATGCACCCGCTGTTACTTTACCGCCGGTACGCTCATTGGAACTGATTGATATCGACAACACCAAAGAAAAAGATCATGCAGAGAGATTGGCACCCGCCAAGGAAAGTGAGATTCAAGACTTGATATTCGGAATAATAGAACGTCACCTTCGCAGAGACTCGGAAATTCCAGCCCTCGAAGATGCGCAAAAAGCTACGACAGATATTTCACTGGAACGGGAGCTTATGACGGAG ATGCTCGAAGTAGTACCAAGGTGCGGTACTATTTTACCGTATTCATCACAATACGTGTATTTTGACTTTAATGCATTGTCACGTGTTGGATTCAACGCGAACGTAGCCTGTCGTCTTTTGTCCGGCCCTACGGAAGTGATAGAAGTGCAAGCATTGTGCGATGCGATTAGCTTTTCTattgatacgaaaaaaatcgatttttatcacCAG TTACCCTGGGAATCGTGCCGTGCGAGTTTGACTATTGTCAATCAGGGCGTAGTTGGATTCAATTTCGCGACGTACCTCACACCGGCTCTTTCGTCGAACGTGGAATCTCGCGAATTAGTTGAAGGAACGGAGCGAGGTGTTAACGTAGATCGTTTGAGAGTGGAGCCGAGACGCGGATCAGTGAACCCCATGTCAAGGACTTACCTGGATATTACCTATTACTCAGGAATACCCGGACGGATTCGTGAACGATTCGATTTGGAG ATCGCCCACTATCCTCCAGTCTCCATTTGCATCGAAGGCTACGTATCGGCACCGCAGGTTTACTTGAGTATACCACGCGGCATGGCTTTCAATAAACTGCCGGTCAATATCTGCTATCGAGCGATTGCCTCAATCACGGTAGAGTTCTTAAACCAAGTGAAATCCACACGCCGTTC ATCTCCATTGACCAGCGAGGGAGGTTTGTCAATCGAGGATCGCTCCCAGGGATATTCATTGATATCGGATAACGAGAGACAACAACTCACAG AAAATGGGTGGGTGATAATCACCTGCGACGAAACAGTTCCTACTGTGGTGGACGTGGAAATGGCTATTGAAAGATTGTTGTTCATCGAATACGTTCGTGACAATCCGCAATTACTAGAGAAACACGACGCGGCCATCAAGAAGAGAGACGCATTGTCACTGCTTGTTCCGGAGTACGTAATTG ATCTGGGCTACATCGTTGTAGAGCAGACAGCTTGTTTTTCTACATTATTATTCAACTATGGACCGATACTGGCGGACATTCGTATAAGGAAACCATTGAATAAGTTTGGTATTTACGTACAATTTGACCAGGGGAAACCCTTACCGATTGGCGAATCCACTCCGCTAAACGTGACCTTTAACCCTACGAGATCCAAATATACCGAGCAAGAAACGATCATTGAACATACAATTTACCTAGAG GTAAGCCACGGATCCACGATACCGATTTCTATCAAGGCCACTGTTGCGTACCCTTCTCTCACTGTTCACACTAATTACCTATCATTTGGTCAAGTTGCCGTTGGGAATTGCATGCTGATCCCTGTTTTACTGCGTAACAG TGGTTGGGTACCGTGTGAATGGCAAGCGACAATTCGTTATAAGGATAGTGGTCGATGGAAGGAAGGAACGGCAggacctttttttcttcactacAGTGCAGATACGTTTTTACCGGGCAGTGAAAACCTGGCAAACGTATACTTCAAGCCGAAAGAGGCTGTAAGTTTTATTTAA